In Methanofollis sp., the genomic window TGAGGGCCTGCCCGCGCCCCTGGGACCCGTACCCGATGACGGCAATCTTTTTCCCTGCCAGCACGCCCATATCGGCATCGGCATCAAAATATTTCTCGACCATACTCTATCATTTCTTAGTAATAACGAAGTTCATAAATAACTATAGGGGGTACCTTTCACCACTACATCCTGGCGCTCGTCGATATCTTTCCCCTTGCGCCATGCTTCGTAGATCAGTTTCCAATTGAGGTTTACGAGAATGGAACTGCCAGACGTACAGTCGACCACCCCTGATGTCCGCATCAATCTGACAAGGGTCGGCGTAAAAAACGTTAAAAAACTGGTTGAAGTCTCCCGCCCAGGCAAGCGCTCTGTGATCTTCATTTCGAACTTCGACGTTTTTGTCGACCTCCCCGGCAGCCTGAAGGGGGCCAACCTCTCCAGGAACTTCGAGGTTATAGATGAAGTGCTCCAGGAGGCCATTGATGGAAAGGTTTCTGAGATCGAGGAACTTTGCAGCGTTGTTGCACGGAAACTCCTCGACCACCATGAATATGCCGAAAGGACCGAGGTTCTGATGCGCAGCGAGTTCATGGTCCGCCGCGAGACTCCTGTCTCGAAGACGAGTTGCCACGAGGTCGTGAAAGTTCACGCCCGTGCGGTCGCCCGGCGGAACGGTCACCACCCCATCATCAGGAAGAGCATCGGTGCCGAAGTCACCGGCATGACCGCCTGCCCCTGTGCCCAGGACATCATGAAGGACCATGCGGTCCATGTGATGCAGGACCTGGGTATCGAGCAGGAGAAGATCACTGCCTTCTTTGAGGAGGTGCCGATGGCCACCCATAACCAGCGGGGCCGCGGCTTCCTCTGCATCGAAACCGACGACGACCAGCATGTCTCCCTGGAGACGATCATCAAGGTCCT contains:
- the mptA gene encoding GTP cyclohydrolase MptA, yielding MELPDVQSTTPDVRINLTRVGVKNVKKLVEVSRPGKRSVIFISNFDVFVDLPGSLKGANLSRNFEVIDEVLQEAIDGKVSEIEELCSVVARKLLDHHEYAERTEVLMRSEFMVRRETPVSKTSCHEVVKVHARAVARRNGHHPIIRKSIGAEVTGMTACPCAQDIMKDHAVHVMQDLGIEQEKITAFFEEVPMATHNQRGRGFLCIETDDDQHVSLETIIKVLKDSMSASIFELLKRGDENYVVMQAHRNPRFVEDCVREMARHVVTRFSDLPGDSMILIRQTNEESIHQHDAYAERKATLAELIAELNGD